A single genomic interval of Flavihumibacter rivuli harbors:
- a CDS encoding single-stranded DNA-binding protein, protein MRGVNRVMLIGNLGKDPDVQYLEGNIAVAKFSLATTETYKDRAGKLISQTEWHTVVLWRGLAELAQKYLHKGSLVYIEGRLRTRSWEDKEGNKKFATEVVGDNLIMLDKRTDLHGQGFNGFPGEGMEGMSSADAPPEPNQDLPF, encoded by the coding sequence ATGAGAGGCGTAAACAGGGTGATGCTGATAGGTAATCTGGGAAAGGACCCGGATGTTCAATACCTGGAAGGTAATATTGCAGTGGCAAAATTTTCCCTGGCAACAACAGAGACCTACAAGGACAGGGCAGGAAAATTGATCTCACAGACGGAATGGCACACTGTGGTTTTATGGAGGGGATTAGCTGAACTGGCACAGAAATACCTGCATAAAGGCAGCCTGGTCTATATTGAAGGCCGGCTCAGGACAAGGAGTTGGGAGGATAAGGAAGGCAATAAGAAATTTGCAACCGAGGTAGTAGGGGATAACCTGATCATGCTGGATAAGCGCACTGACCTGCATGGCCAGGGATTCAATGGTTTCCCCGGTGAGGGTATGGAAGGCATGAGTAGTGCCGACGCTCCACCAGAACCTAACCAGGACCTCCCTTTCTGA
- a CDS encoding DUF3109 family protein, which yields MIVIDNTLVSDEVIEEKFVCDLSRCKGGCCEDGDTGAPLETAELEIINDVYEVIKPYLTRDGIREIERRGRYQYDKEYGWVTPAIDGGMCAYGYKDEAGIIKCAFEQAYYEGKITWKKPISCHLFPIRIKVGKEYDLVNYEPRETLCQPACSLGKKLKVPVYQFLKEAIIRKYGEEYYEALDAYYQMYQKK from the coding sequence ATGATCGTTATCGATAACACTTTGGTAAGCGATGAGGTTATTGAGGAAAAATTTGTGTGCGACCTTTCCCGGTGCAAGGGTGGATGTTGTGAAGACGGGGATACAGGAGCACCGCTGGAGACTGCTGAACTGGAAATAATCAATGACGTGTATGAAGTGATAAAGCCGTATCTCACCAGGGATGGTATCCGTGAGATAGAAAGAAGGGGGCGCTACCAATACGATAAGGAATACGGATGGGTAACCCCCGCCATAGATGGGGGCATGTGTGCCTATGGGTATAAGGATGAGGCGGGCATCATCAAATGCGCATTCGAACAAGCTTATTACGAGGGAAAGATCACCTGGAAGAAGCCCATCAGTTGTCATCTGTTCCCCATCCGCATCAAAGTAGGCAAAGAGTATGACCTCGTCAATTATGAACCCCGGGAAACCCTTTGTCAGCCCGCCTGTTCGCTGGGAAAGAAGTTGAAAGTACCGGTTTACCAGTTCCTGAAGGAGGCCATCATCAGGAAATACGGGGAGGAGTATTACGAAGCGCTGGATGCCTATTACCAGATGTACCAAAAGAAATGA
- a CDS encoding SusC/RagA family TonB-linked outer membrane protein: MAALKKLTGLMWSFLLLTVMTVQAQTRQITGKVTDQKDGGPLSGATITVKGTTISTITQADGSFSLSVPENATTLVISSVGYKQVETPVNSVVNVVMQVGDASLSEVVVVGYGTKIKRDLTGVVARVKGSEVANTPVPNFNQALQGRAAGVFVESNSGKVGEGVKVRIRGTGSLSASNDPLYVIDGIPVNNSASSGNPLSDINFNDIESFEILKDASSAAIYGARASNGVVLITTKRGKAGKTNLNVNMQYGVNDPTNYRGFLNAEQYVNLLREAAINSDNIEGVDPTDPAQYPGSWLQFAERRLTRYSGWSDWRKLETNTNWEKLAFNEKSNTTLIDLNLSGGNEKTKFYVSGGYNKQDGILFGNDFERISSRVNLEHDATNRLKIGFNLGLSRTVANRVADDNQFYTPMQIVALAPITPVYDLNGNLYDRPVTTYYNPLIELDGSKYISTTYRNLGSAFASYKLMEGLVFRTEFGLDLLTQNDDRFNGFKTIIGGPTNGYAQNDWFRTTNYNTNNYFNYRKMFGEKHDLDVTVGMSFQKYRTDFTSVFGEDFPVEDLQRLASAGRITGGTNTVTESSFLSYFARANYKFNDKYLLTVSGRYDGSSRFGKNNQYGFFPAVSVGWILSEESFLANSNTISFLKLRASVGNAGNADGFGNFAALGLYGASKYNNQSSLVPIQLPNPELGWEKSRQFDIGLDFGFLNNRISGEIDYYDRLTNDLIYAVPVPGTSGFTTQVTNVGAMSNKGIEFVLNTTNISKKNFTWNTSFNISRNKNQITRLDGDQTIIPGNDGRYLNSLIVGQPIGVFYGPKFAGADPNNGDALYYLEDGKSTTNDYNAAADFVVGDPNPDVIAGLNNTINFKGIELNFLFQGVFGNQVLNGAGGFMSASFDWFDNQTLDQLNRWQKPGDQTMVPQLRLGYGNGIGASSRYVQDADYIRLKNITLAYNLPGNVVSKLKMRSARFYVTAVNLATFTSYDGWDPEVNTDYRAGNRNQGSDFYAAPQIKSITVGLNLGF, translated from the coding sequence ATGGCTGCATTGAAAAAACTAACGGGCTTAATGTGGAGTTTCCTGCTCCTCACCGTGATGACTGTTCAGGCCCAGACCCGGCAAATCACCGGTAAGGTCACAGATCAAAAGGATGGTGGACCTTTATCAGGCGCTACCATCACAGTGAAAGGAACCACTATTTCAACAATTACCCAGGCTGACGGTAGCTTCAGCCTGTCTGTACCTGAGAACGCTACCACCCTCGTTATCTCTTCGGTTGGCTATAAGCAGGTAGAAACGCCTGTGAATAGTGTTGTGAACGTGGTAATGCAGGTGGGAGATGCCTCCCTGTCAGAAGTGGTAGTGGTAGGTTATGGTACCAAGATCAAGCGCGACCTGACCGGTGTGGTTGCCCGCGTTAAAGGATCCGAAGTAGCCAACACCCCTGTTCCTAACTTCAACCAGGCCCTCCAGGGCCGTGCCGCCGGTGTATTTGTTGAATCTAACAGCGGTAAGGTGGGTGAAGGTGTTAAGGTGAGGATCCGTGGTACGGGTTCATTATCTGCTTCAAACGATCCCCTGTATGTTATCGATGGTATCCCTGTGAATAACAGTGCTTCATCAGGTAACCCTCTTTCAGATATCAACTTCAACGATATCGAGTCTTTCGAGATCCTGAAGGACGCTTCTTCTGCTGCGATCTATGGTGCCCGTGCCTCAAACGGTGTGGTACTGATCACTACCAAGCGTGGTAAGGCTGGAAAGACCAACCTGAATGTGAACATGCAGTATGGTGTGAATGATCCTACCAACTACCGTGGTTTCCTGAACGCGGAGCAATATGTTAACCTGCTTAGGGAAGCGGCTATCAATAGTGATAATATTGAAGGTGTGGATCCAACTGATCCAGCCCAATACCCAGGTTCATGGTTGCAGTTCGCTGAAAGAAGGTTGACCCGTTACTCTGGCTGGTCTGACTGGAGGAAGCTTGAAACCAATACCAACTGGGAAAAACTGGCTTTCAATGAAAAGTCTAACACCACCCTTATTGACCTTAACCTGAGCGGTGGTAATGAAAAGACCAAGTTCTATGTGAGCGGTGGTTACAACAAGCAGGATGGTATCCTCTTCGGTAACGACTTCGAGCGTATCTCCAGCCGCGTTAACCTGGAGCATGACGCTACCAACCGCCTGAAGATCGGCTTCAACCTGGGTCTGTCCCGTACTGTGGCCAACAGGGTTGCCGATGATAACCAGTTCTATACCCCGATGCAGATCGTGGCCCTTGCCCCTATCACCCCGGTGTATGACCTGAATGGTAACCTGTACGATCGTCCTGTTACCACTTACTATAACCCGCTGATCGAACTGGATGGTTCAAAGTATATCTCTACTACCTATCGTAACCTGGGAAGTGCTTTTGCCTCCTACAAACTGATGGAAGGACTGGTGTTCCGTACAGAGTTTGGCCTGGACCTGCTGACCCAGAACGATGACCGCTTCAATGGTTTCAAGACCATCATAGGTGGACCTACCAATGGTTATGCCCAGAACGACTGGTTCCGCACGACCAACTACAACACCAACAACTACTTCAACTACCGTAAGATGTTTGGTGAGAAGCATGACCTCGATGTAACTGTAGGTATGTCATTCCAGAAATACCGTACTGATTTTACCAGCGTATTTGGTGAAGACTTCCCTGTAGAAGACCTTCAGCGCCTGGCCAGTGCCGGTCGTATCACTGGTGGTACCAACACCGTTACCGAGTCTTCTTTCCTTTCTTATTTTGCCCGTGCCAACTACAAGTTCAACGATAAGTACTTGTTGACAGTGAGTGGCAGGTATGATGGTTCTTCCCGATTCGGTAAGAACAACCAATATGGTTTCTTCCCTGCAGTGTCTGTGGGTTGGATCCTGAGCGAAGAAAGCTTCCTTGCCAATTCTAACACGATCAGCTTCCTGAAGCTGCGTGCCAGCGTTGGTAATGCAGGTAACGCTGATGGTTTCGGAAACTTTGCGGCACTTGGTCTTTATGGTGCAAGCAAGTACAACAACCAGTCTTCTCTGGTTCCCATTCAGTTGCCAAACCCTGAACTGGGTTGGGAAAAGTCTCGCCAGTTTGATATTGGCCTGGACTTCGGTTTCCTGAACAACCGTATCAGTGGTGAGATCGATTACTACGATCGTTTGACCAATGACCTGATCTATGCTGTACCTGTTCCTGGTACATCAGGTTTCACTACCCAGGTAACCAACGTTGGTGCCATGTCAAACAAGGGTATCGAATTCGTTTTGAACACTACCAACATCTCCAAGAAGAATTTCACCTGGAATACCAGCTTCAACATCTCCAGGAACAAGAACCAGATCACCAGGTTGGATGGCGACCAGACCATCATCCCGGGTAATGATGGCCGCTACCTGAACTCACTGATCGTGGGACAGCCTATCGGTGTATTCTATGGTCCTAAGTTCGCCGGTGCTGATCCAAACAATGGTGATGCCTTGTATTACCTGGAAGATGGTAAGTCAACCACTAATGATTACAATGCTGCTGCTGACTTCGTAGTGGGTGATCCTAACCCGGATGTGATCGCTGGTTTGAATAACACCATCAACTTCAAGGGTATCGAACTGAACTTCCTGTTCCAGGGTGTGTTCGGCAACCAGGTACTGAATGGTGCGGGTGGTTTCATGTCTGCCAGCTTCGACTGGTTCGATAACCAGACACTGGATCAACTGAACCGTTGGCAGAAGCCTGGAGACCAGACCATGGTTCCCCAGCTGCGCCTTGGTTATGGTAACGGTATTGGTGCTTCCAGCCGTTATGTTCAGGATGCTGATTATATCCGCCTGAAGAATATTACCCTTGCCTATAACTTACCCGGTAATGTTGTTTCTAAACTGAAGATGCGTTCTGCAAGGTTCTATGTAACTGCTGTTAACCTCGCTACCTTCACCAGCTACGACGGATGGGATCCTGAAGTAAACACCGATTACAGGGCCGGTAACCGTAACCAGGGTTCAGACTTCTACGCTGCTCCGCAGATCAAGTCTATTACCGTTGGTCTTAACCTTGGCTTTTAA
- a CDS encoding Rne/Rng family ribonuclease: MNKELIINSAPQGVEIALLEDKKLVELHNEKADASFAVGDLYLGKVRKLIPGLNAAFVDVGFEKDAFLHYTDLSPYAKSLLKFTQQSISDNSPEGFDFGKFEVEPEIIKTGKINEVLGGKPNILVQILKEPIAAKGPRLSCEISLPGRFVVITPFNDVVAVSRKIHSSDERKRLQRIIESIKPKNFGVIVRTAAEGKNTAELHEDLKALVDTWAAIQRNLKSSQAPAKILSEQTKTTSILRDLLNEDFNRIVVNDRNIYNDTKSYIQRIAPDKTDIVSYYHNGSPIFDQYGVTKQVKAAFGKTVNLPSGAYLIIEHTEALHVIDVNSGYKSVSNNQEQNALETNLEAAEEIARQLRLRDLGGIIVVDFIDMKLPENKKRLADAMEQFMKPDRAKHAVLPISKFGLMQITRQRMKPEININTMEVCPSCHGTGKISSTLVLEDEIEKNLNYLITHSHSNLTVAVHPILYAYLTKGWIFSKLWKWRRAFKQKIKLVANTNYHLTEFHFFDAHEEEIKL, from the coding sequence TTGAACAAGGAATTAATTATTAACTCGGCACCACAGGGTGTTGAGATTGCATTGCTGGAAGACAAAAAGCTGGTGGAACTGCATAATGAAAAAGCAGATGCCAGTTTTGCGGTCGGAGACCTCTACCTAGGAAAGGTTAGAAAGCTCATTCCCGGTTTGAATGCTGCATTTGTTGATGTAGGATTCGAAAAGGATGCTTTTTTGCATTATACCGACCTTAGCCCTTACGCCAAGTCCCTCCTCAAGTTCACCCAGCAATCCATCAGCGACAATAGCCCGGAAGGTTTCGACTTCGGAAAGTTCGAGGTAGAGCCCGAGATCATCAAGACAGGTAAGATCAATGAAGTATTAGGGGGCAAACCTAATATCCTCGTACAGATCCTTAAGGAGCCTATTGCTGCCAAGGGACCGCGACTGAGTTGCGAGATCTCCCTGCCCGGCCGTTTCGTTGTGATCACCCCCTTCAATGATGTGGTGGCCGTCTCCAGGAAGATCCATTCATCCGATGAGCGCAAACGCCTCCAGCGCATCATCGAATCCATCAAGCCCAAGAACTTCGGTGTAATTGTCCGTACGGCCGCTGAAGGCAAGAATACGGCTGAATTGCACGAGGACCTGAAGGCATTGGTAGATACCTGGGCAGCCATCCAACGCAACCTGAAAAGCTCACAGGCCCCGGCCAAGATATTGAGTGAACAAACCAAGACCACCAGTATCCTCCGCGACCTGCTGAACGAGGATTTCAACCGCATCGTGGTGAACGACAGGAATATCTACAACGATACCAAGAGTTATATCCAGCGGATCGCCCCGGACAAAACCGATATTGTTTCCTATTACCACAATGGCTCGCCCATTTTTGACCAGTATGGGGTAACCAAGCAAGTCAAGGCTGCCTTTGGTAAAACGGTCAACCTGCCCAGCGGCGCCTACCTCATCATTGAGCATACGGAAGCACTTCATGTGATCGACGTAAATAGTGGCTATAAGAGTGTAAGCAATAACCAGGAGCAGAACGCCCTGGAGACCAACCTGGAGGCTGCAGAAGAGATCGCCAGGCAGTTGAGGCTGAGGGACCTTGGTGGTATCATCGTGGTGGATTTCATTGATATGAAGCTGCCGGAGAACAAGAAGCGCCTGGCCGATGCCATGGAGCAGTTCATGAAGCCCGACAGGGCCAAGCATGCCGTACTGCCCATTTCAAAATTCGGCCTGATGCAGATCACCCGCCAGCGCATGAAGCCCGAGATCAACATCAATACCATGGAGGTTTGCCCCAGTTGCCATGGTACGGGAAAGATCTCCTCTACCCTTGTCCTGGAAGATGAGATCGAAAAGAACCTCAATTACCTCATTACCCATAGCCATAGCAACCTTACCGTGGCTGTGCATCCCATCCTTTATGCCTACCTGACCAAGGGCTGGATCTTCAGCAAGCTTTGGAAATGGAGAAGGGCATTCAAGCAAAAGATCAAATTGGTTGCCAATACCAATTACCACCTTACAGAGTTCCATTTCTTCGATGCCCACGAGGAAGAGATCAAGCTCTAA
- the gldE gene encoding gliding motility-associated protein GldE has product MLWTPLLLAANLQGTTFLVIVILVLLIISYFLSGAEVAFFSLSNKDINMLKTKQGASWKRIVNLLDEPKLLLGSMRIGNALVNITIIILSNFLIDQLLPIKANWWFVDFLIKVLLVTFFLVLFGEVLPKVYASQNNLRFARDASFLVEIVHLLFKRVSGWMVDMTDGIEKKLGADYTTSHFEELEEDSNASEEEKNILRGIAKFGNITVKQVMRTRLDVSGVDYNTRFVDLVKLLEEFHYSRVPVYRNSLDDVMGVLHTKDILPFLKEDDDFDWHTLMRQPYFVHEQKMIEDLLQDFRARRTHFAVVVDEFGGTSGIVTLEDIMEEIIGDIRDEFDEEDSVNKKLDDRNYIFEGRTMIHDVCRMMGLPVNTFDQVKGDSDSLAGLVLEIAGKIPAQDEMVEVGDFQFTVVELDRNRIQKVKVTIKS; this is encoded by the coding sequence ATGCTTTGGACTCCCTTATTGCTGGCAGCCAACCTGCAGGGCACTACATTTTTGGTGATCGTGATCCTGGTGCTGCTGATCATTTCCTATTTCCTCTCCGGTGCTGAAGTGGCATTCTTCAGCCTGTCGAACAAGGATATCAATATGCTGAAGACCAAGCAGGGCGCATCCTGGAAAAGGATCGTGAACCTGCTGGATGAACCCAAGCTATTATTGGGTTCCATGCGTATTGGCAATGCACTCGTGAACATCACCATCATCATCCTCTCTAACTTCCTGATCGACCAGTTACTGCCCATCAAGGCTAACTGGTGGTTTGTTGATTTCCTGATCAAGGTGCTGCTGGTGACTTTCTTCCTCGTTTTGTTTGGGGAAGTGTTGCCCAAGGTATATGCCTCTCAGAACAACCTGCGCTTTGCCCGTGATGCCTCTTTTCTGGTGGAGATCGTGCACCTGCTCTTCAAAAGGGTAAGCGGATGGATGGTCGATATGACCGATGGCATCGAGAAAAAACTTGGTGCGGATTATACCACCAGCCATTTCGAGGAATTGGAGGAAGATAGCAATGCATCAGAGGAGGAGAAGAATATCCTCCGGGGGATCGCGAAGTTTGGGAATATTACGGTGAAGCAGGTAATGCGTACCAGGCTTGATGTGAGTGGAGTGGACTACAATACCCGTTTTGTTGACCTTGTAAAACTGCTGGAAGAGTTCCATTATTCAAGGGTTCCCGTTTACAGGAATAGCCTGGATGATGTGATGGGGGTCTTGCATACCAAGGACATCCTGCCCTTCCTCAAGGAAGATGATGACTTCGACTGGCATACCCTGATGCGTCAACCCTATTTCGTGCATGAGCAGAAAATGATCGAAGACCTGCTGCAGGACTTCCGGGCCAGAAGGACCCACTTTGCCGTTGTGGTGGATGAGTTTGGTGGCACCAGTGGTATTGTCACCCTTGAAGACATTATGGAGGAGATCATCGGTGATATCCGCGATGAGTTTGATGAGGAAGATAGCGTTAACAAGAAACTGGACGATCGCAACTATATCTTTGAAGGCCGAACCATGATCCACGATGTTTGCCGGATGATGGGACTGCCTGTCAATACATTTGACCAGGTGAAAGGGGATAGTGATTCCCTCGCAGGCCTGGTGCTTGAGATAGCCGGAAAAATACCTGCACAGGATGAAATGGTTGAAGTGGGGGATTTCCAGTTCACGGTGGTGGAATTGGACCGTAACAGGATCCAGAAAGTAAAAGTGACCATAAAATCCTAG
- the mutY gene encoding A/G-specific adenine glycosylase, which translates to MTDFSKNLIHWHHHLNQRQMPWKGERDPYRIWLSEVMLQQTRVEQGLDYYNRFTSRFPSITDLALAPDEEVFKLWEGLGYYSRCKNLLATARHIAFDLGGKFPDTHEQILKLKGVGPYTAAAIASFAYNLPHAVIDGNVFRVLSRFFGINTPIDSPAGKKLYQQLADALLNKEEPAIYNQAIMDFGAIVCKPRQPLCETCVLKEECEAYKLGLVETLPVKSKSIQKRNRYLYYFILFYEGKYYIRKREGKDIWQNLHEWVLWEPEEPQEINEGKVKKVLRSAFGLSKARVLWISPESRQQLTHQTITGRFIHVELQGPLSPKYGYQAITPEELRKLAFPRFISSYLERADLLGV; encoded by the coding sequence ATGACTGACTTTTCTAAAAACCTTATTCACTGGCATCATCACCTCAACCAGCGCCAAATGCCCTGGAAAGGTGAGCGCGATCCTTACCGGATCTGGCTTAGCGAGGTAATGCTGCAACAAACAAGGGTAGAGCAGGGGCTTGACTATTACAACCGGTTCACCAGCCGATTCCCCTCCATCACTGACCTGGCCCTGGCCCCCGATGAAGAGGTCTTCAAGCTCTGGGAAGGACTGGGGTATTACAGCAGGTGTAAGAACCTGCTGGCCACGGCAAGGCATATAGCCTTCGATCTGGGGGGTAAATTCCCGGATACCCATGAACAGATCCTTAAACTCAAAGGGGTAGGTCCCTATACCGCTGCGGCCATTGCCTCCTTCGCCTACAACCTTCCCCATGCAGTGATCGATGGCAATGTTTTCAGGGTGCTTTCCCGCTTTTTTGGCATCAACACCCCCATCGATAGCCCAGCCGGTAAAAAGCTTTACCAGCAGCTTGCAGATGCACTGCTCAATAAGGAAGAGCCTGCCATCTACAACCAGGCCATCATGGATTTCGGTGCCATCGTGTGTAAACCTCGACAGCCCCTATGTGAAACCTGTGTGCTGAAGGAAGAATGTGAGGCTTACAAGCTGGGACTGGTAGAAACCCTGCCGGTCAAATCCAAATCGATCCAGAAAAGGAACCGTTACCTGTATTATTTCATTCTCTTTTACGAGGGTAAGTATTATATCCGGAAACGTGAAGGGAAGGATATCTGGCAGAACCTGCATGAGTGGGTACTTTGGGAACCTGAAGAACCACAGGAGATCAATGAAGGCAAGGTGAAGAAAGTCCTGAGATCAGCTTTTGGCCTGAGCAAGGCAAGGGTACTATGGATCTCACCTGAGTCAAGACAGCAACTGACCCACCAGACCATCACCGGAAGGTTCATCCATGTTGAATTGCAGGGACCACTTTCCCCCAAATATGGCTACCAGGCAATCACGCCAGAGGAACTGCGTAAGCTGGCCTTCCCCCGCTTCATCTCAAGTTATCTTGAAAGGGCCGACCTGCTTGGTGTATAG
- a CDS encoding HU family DNA-binding protein, which translates to MRKADLINQIAEKTGIPKVDVLVALEAMFKEVKDTLAQGENIYIRGFGSFITKKRAAKIGRNIKKNVAVEIPEHYIPAFKPAKEFIQEVKKLKTVKEGQPNPDEEM; encoded by the coding sequence ATGAGAAAGGCCGACCTCATCAATCAAATTGCAGAGAAAACCGGAATCCCCAAGGTGGATGTTCTGGTTGCCCTCGAAGCCATGTTCAAGGAAGTAAAGGACACATTGGCTCAGGGCGAGAACATTTACATCCGCGGATTTGGCAGCTTCATTACCAAGAAAAGGGCAGCCAAGATTGGTCGTAACATCAAGAAGAATGTTGCGGTTGAGATACCCGAGCATTATATTCCTGCCTTTAAACCTGCCAAGGAGTTCATCCAGGAGGTTAAAAAACTCAAAACAGTCAAGGAAGGACAACCAAACCCCGATGAAGAGATGTAA
- a CDS encoding tetratricopeptide repeat protein, which yields MKKQQMILVGSGIGILLLVYFFGKTVPPKKDTPASQAAGKAFDIQSAIQAATAQLPASQQTYVNGLSQSVVRGDVNEQKIKTYRQLAAFWSDSAQAFMPFAYYTAEAAKLENSEKSLTFAAQLLLDNLRGVEQPEIKSWLASQSKELFEKALVLNPDNDSLKVGLGSTYIFGAPADNPQEVMKGIQQILEVSRKDSTNIYAQKMLGVGGIVSGQYDKAVERLEKVAAKDPHDLEVLLMLGEGYERLGQKARAVEWYQHAAEHISNPALKGELEKRIRELK from the coding sequence GTGAAAAAACAACAAATGATCCTGGTTGGCAGCGGTATTGGAATACTGCTGCTGGTTTATTTTTTCGGAAAGACGGTTCCGCCTAAAAAAGATACCCCTGCCTCCCAGGCAGCGGGAAAAGCCTTTGATATTCAATCTGCTATCCAAGCGGCTACTGCCCAATTGCCGGCATCCCAGCAAACCTATGTTAACGGCCTCAGCCAATCGGTGGTAAGGGGTGATGTTAACGAGCAAAAGATCAAGACCTACCGCCAGCTTGCGGCCTTCTGGAGTGATTCGGCCCAGGCCTTCATGCCCTTTGCTTATTATACTGCTGAAGCAGCCAAGTTGGAAAATTCTGAAAAAAGTCTCACCTTTGCAGCCCAATTATTATTGGACAACCTGAGAGGCGTTGAACAACCGGAGATCAAATCCTGGCTGGCCAGCCAATCAAAAGAGCTTTTTGAAAAGGCTTTAGTACTGAATCCCGACAATGATTCCCTGAAGGTTGGGCTGGGCAGCACCTATATTTTTGGCGCACCTGCCGACAACCCACAGGAAGTGATGAAGGGCATCCAGCAGATCCTGGAAGTGAGCCGTAAGGATTCCACCAATATCTATGCCCAGAAAATGCTGGGTGTGGGTGGTATTGTATCGGGTCAGTATGATAAAGCAGTGGAGCGATTGGAAAAGGTCGCAGCAAAGGATCCCCACGACCTGGAGGTCCTGCTGATGCTGGGTGAAGGCTATGAAAGGCTTGGCCAAAAGGCCAGGGCGGTGGAATGGTACCAACACGCTGCAGAACATATTTCCAACCCTGCCCTGAAGGGAGAACTGGAGAAGAGGATCAGGGAATTGAAGTAA
- a CDS encoding RagB/SusD family nutrient uptake outer membrane protein — MKKYLAICGAAVMLMTSCAKQLDILPEQELEEGVALSSDANVKKVLNGAYDAISSGSLYGGDLMLYSELLGAGDEIRWEGTFNEPREAIEKRFLTTNSDVRDIWLNGYRTINIANNILSAISVVNAADQNRVQGEALFIRGSVYMELVKLFAKPYSAGNTAANLGLPIYTEPTREINEGSFKARNTLEETYTQIINDLTQAETLLANAGKNAPYANKGAAAGQLARAYLLMGRYQEARDAANRGISWAGSNGFAQTNSYDALFNNSAPSTEDLFTIIVNPQDGANNMHLYWSIPQFGGRDGDVSVQAAHLSLYSANDERRKLFYLDAQNVFRSGKWKLQYKNLPILRLSELYLIRAEGNSRLGTAVGDSPANDIKKIRERAGVAAIAAPTLDDILLERRLELAHEGQRIHDIKRLKQTTDGFAYDADKLVMPIPQREINANGALQQNPGY; from the coding sequence ATGAAAAAATACTTAGCAATATGTGGCGCAGCGGTGATGTTGATGACTTCCTGCGCTAAACAACTCGATATCCTGCCGGAGCAGGAACTGGAAGAAGGTGTTGCCTTAAGTTCAGATGCGAACGTGAAGAAGGTGCTGAACGGGGCTTATGACGCCATCAGTTCTGGTTCCCTCTATGGCGGTGACCTGATGCTTTATTCTGAATTACTGGGTGCAGGTGATGAGATCCGTTGGGAGGGTACCTTCAATGAGCCACGTGAGGCCATCGAAAAGCGTTTCCTGACCACTAACTCTGATGTTCGTGATATCTGGCTGAACGGTTACCGTACCATCAATATCGCCAACAATATCCTGAGCGCCATTAGTGTGGTAAATGCTGCTGATCAGAACAGGGTTCAGGGTGAAGCACTGTTCATTCGTGGTTCCGTTTACATGGAACTGGTAAAGCTGTTTGCAAAGCCTTATTCAGCCGGTAACACTGCAGCCAATCTCGGTTTGCCGATCTATACTGAGCCTACCCGCGAGATCAATGAAGGTAGTTTCAAGGCGAGGAATACCCTGGAAGAAACCTATACCCAGATCATCAACGACCTGACCCAGGCAGAAACCTTGCTGGCCAATGCCGGCAAGAACGCCCCCTATGCTAATAAGGGTGCAGCTGCAGGTCAACTGGCAAGGGCCTACCTTCTGATGGGACGTTACCAGGAAGCAAGGGATGCCGCAAACAGGGGTATCTCCTGGGCCGGAAGCAATGGCTTTGCCCAGACCAATAGCTATGATGCATTGTTCAACAACTCTGCACCTTCCACTGAAGACCTCTTCACCATTATTGTTAACCCACAGGATGGTGCCAACAACATGCACCTCTACTGGTCTATCCCCCAGTTTGGTGGTCGTGATGGTGACGTTTCAGTACAAGCTGCCCATCTTAGCCTGTATAGCGCCAATGACGAACGCAGAAAGCTTTTCTACCTGGATGCACAGAATGTATTCCGTAGTGGAAAATGGAAACTCCAGTACAAGAACTTGCCCATTCTCCGTCTGAGTGAGTTGTATCTCATAAGGGCTGAGGGTAATAGCAGGTTAGGTACTGCTGTAGGAGACTCTCCTGCCAACGACATCAAGAAGATCCGTGAGCGCGCTGGTGTTGCAGCTATTGCTGCCCCCACCCTCGATGATATCCTGCTGGAGCGCAGGCTCGAACTGGCACATGAAGGCCAGCGTATCCATGACATCAAGCGCCTGAAGCAGACCACTGATGGTTTCGCTTATGATGCTGATAAACTGGTGATGCCAATCCCGCAGCGTGAGATCAACGCCAATGGTGCATTGCAGCAAAACCCAGGTTACTGA